A portion of the Streptomyces platensis genome contains these proteins:
- a CDS encoding CaiB/BaiF CoA transferase family protein, which translates to MPQPHRPQPRPPADAAPGPTDATPPGAPPARALDGILVADFSRVLAGPLAAATLADLGAEVIKVERPGTGDDTRSWGPPFVADPPCGANSPSGAEPPPHQGGAPRRGTAAYFDAANRSKRGLALDLGDPDDAAAARELARRADVLIENFRPGSLALPQGLDKLRPGGTPIGLDHTATRAANPALVHCTITGFGSGAGAQLPGYDFVVQAVGGLMSITGEPGGTPLKAGVALVDVLTAKDATTGILAALRHRDRTGQGQLVEVNLLSSLLGSLVNQASGHLATGRDPGPMGNRHPSIAPYETLACRDGQLLAVAVGNDRQFRELAWALGAPELAEDLRFARNEDRVQNRTDLIKALEGRLASDTPHGWTERLTAVSVPCGPVNTVSEALELAARLGLDPVTPVGEGRVPQVTSPLRLSGTPVAQPFAPPRLDEHGTALRTWLSGPSDDPLPPRM; encoded by the coding sequence GTGCCGCAGCCGCACCGGCCGCAGCCCCGGCCGCCCGCCGACGCCGCCCCCGGGCCCACCGACGCCACCCCGCCCGGTGCGCCGCCCGCCCGCGCCCTGGACGGCATCCTCGTCGCGGACTTCAGCCGGGTGCTGGCCGGACCGCTGGCCGCCGCGACGCTCGCCGACCTCGGCGCCGAGGTGATCAAGGTCGAACGGCCGGGCACCGGTGATGACACCCGCTCCTGGGGCCCGCCGTTCGTCGCGGACCCCCCGTGCGGCGCGAACTCCCCCTCCGGCGCGGAGCCGCCCCCGCACCAGGGCGGCGCACCGCGGCGCGGAACGGCCGCGTACTTCGACGCCGCGAACCGCTCCAAGCGCGGCCTGGCACTGGATCTCGGTGACCCGGACGACGCGGCCGCGGCCCGCGAGTTGGCGCGCCGGGCCGACGTACTGATCGAGAACTTCCGCCCCGGCTCGCTCGCCCTCCCCCAAGGACTCGACAAGCTCCGTCCAGGGGGGACCCCCATCGGCCTGGACCACACCGCCACCCGCGCCGCCAACCCGGCCCTGGTGCACTGCACGATCACCGGCTTCGGCTCCGGCGCGGGCGCTCAGCTGCCCGGCTACGACTTCGTCGTGCAGGCCGTCGGCGGGCTGATGAGCATCACCGGCGAGCCCGGCGGCACCCCGCTGAAGGCGGGCGTCGCGCTGGTGGACGTGCTGACCGCGAAGGACGCCACCACGGGCATCCTGGCGGCGCTGCGCCACCGCGACCGCACCGGTCAGGGCCAGCTGGTCGAGGTCAATCTGCTCTCGTCGCTGCTGGGCTCGCTGGTCAATCAGGCGTCCGGCCATCTGGCCACCGGCCGCGATCCGGGCCCGATGGGCAATCGCCACCCGAGCATCGCCCCGTACGAGACGCTGGCCTGCCGTGACGGGCAGCTGCTGGCGGTGGCGGTGGGCAACGACCGTCAGTTCCGGGAGCTGGCGTGGGCGCTGGGCGCCCCGGAACTCGCCGAGGACCTCCGGTTCGCCCGCAACGAGGACCGGGTGCAAAACCGCACAGATCTCATCAAAGCGCTGGAGGGTCGGCTGGCCTCCGACACCCCGCACGGCTGGACCGAGCGGCTGACCGCCGTGTCCGTGCCGTGCGGCCCGGTCAACACCGTCTCCGAGGCCCTGGAGTTGGCGGCGCGCCTCGGTCTCGATCCGGTGACACCGGTCGGCGAGGGGCGCGTCCCCCAAGTCACCAGCCCACTCCGCCTTTCGGGCACGCCGGTCGCCCAACCCTTCGCTCCACCCCGCCTGGACGAACACGGCACGGCACTGCGAACCTGGCTGTCGGGGCCGTCCGACGACCCCTTGCCGCCACGCATGTGA
- a CDS encoding L,D-transpeptidase: MEQLVTTPDNPAPARSRTPHQLLPSVEQPAPGTPRRNRRMRRTLAVTALFAAGALTLSACGGDASAGGNDDGKNGQAGADAAAAKNASDVKIKVSSDDGATNASINDTGVKVTDGKLTEVKLTDANGKDVAGAISSDGTSWKPGVQLERGTKYRIVAKAKDAKGRAATENASFTTVSSANSFIGSYTPDDGKTVGVGMPVSFNFDKVISNKKDVQSHITVTSSSGQKVVGHWFGAQRLDFRPEDYWKAGSKITMKIDLDGVKGGQGITGVQSKTVSFTIGRSQVSTVDMNTQTMTVKRDGKTLKNVPISGGSPENPTYNGQMVISEKFEQTRMDGSTVGFKNKDGKGEYDIPDVPHAMRLSASGTFLHGNYWGSPSIFGQAGTSHGCVGLRDNKGGGGDTPGKWFFNESLIGDVVIVKNSKDETVKPDNGLNGWNMSWSEWQQGSAV, from the coding sequence ATGGAGCAGCTCGTGACAACGCCGGACAACCCCGCGCCCGCTCGGTCCCGCACCCCGCACCAGCTGCTCCCGTCTGTCGAGCAGCCGGCGCCGGGCACGCCGCGCCGCAATCGGCGGATGCGCCGCACCCTCGCCGTGACGGCCCTGTTCGCCGCCGGCGCGCTGACCCTGTCCGCCTGTGGCGGGGACGCCTCGGCCGGTGGCAACGACGACGGCAAGAACGGCCAGGCCGGCGCGGACGCCGCGGCCGCCAAGAACGCCTCCGACGTCAAGATCAAGGTCTCGTCGGACGACGGCGCCACCAACGCCAGCATCAACGACACCGGGGTGAAGGTCACCGACGGCAAGTTGACCGAGGTGAAGCTCACCGACGCGAACGGCAAGGACGTCGCCGGCGCCATATCGTCCGACGGCACGTCCTGGAAGCCGGGCGTCCAGCTGGAGCGCGGGACGAAGTACCGGATCGTGGCGAAGGCCAAGGACGCCAAGGGCCGGGCCGCCACCGAGAACGCCTCCTTCACGACGGTCTCCTCCGCCAACAGCTTCATCGGCAGCTACACCCCCGACGACGGCAAGACCGTCGGCGTGGGCATGCCGGTGTCGTTCAACTTCGACAAGGTGATCAGCAACAAGAAGGACGTCCAGTCCCACATCACGGTGACCTCCAGCAGCGGCCAGAAGGTCGTCGGCCACTGGTTCGGCGCCCAGCGCCTGGACTTCCGGCCCGAGGACTACTGGAAGGCCGGCTCCAAGATCACCATGAAGATCGACCTGGACGGGGTCAAGGGCGGCCAGGGCATCACCGGTGTCCAGTCCAAGACGGTGTCCTTCACCATCGGGCGCTCGCAGGTCTCCACCGTCGACATGAACACCCAGACCATGACGGTCAAGCGCGACGGCAAGACCCTCAAGAACGTCCCGATCTCCGGCGGCAGCCCCGAGAACCCCACCTACAACGGCCAGATGGTGATCTCGGAGAAGTTCGAGCAGACCCGTATGGACGGCTCCACGGTCGGCTTCAAGAACAAGGACGGCAAGGGCGAGTACGACATCCCTGACGTCCCGCACGCCATGCGGCTCTCGGCCTCCGGCACCTTCCTCCACGGCAACTACTGGGGCTCCCCGTCCATCTTCGGCCAGGCCGGTACCAGCCACGGCTGCGTCGGCCTGCGGGACAACAAGGGCGGCGGCGGCGACACCCCGGGCAAGTGGTTCTTCAACGAGTCGCTGATCGGCGATGTCGTCATCGTGAAGAACTCGAAGGACGAGACCGTCAAGCCGGACAACGGCCTCAACGGCTGGAACATGTCCTGGTCCGAGTGGCAGCAGGGCAGCGCGGTCTGA